A portion of the Streptomyces sp. NBC_01335 genome contains these proteins:
- a CDS encoding discoidin domain-containing protein, translating into MHTLPRRFALLLALVASLVAFTALPAPSAQAAEVLLSQGKPATASSTEGPFVAQSVVDGDPGTRWSSAFADPQWIQIDLGASAGISRVALNWEAAYGKAFRIEVSSDAVSWTVVHQTTTATGGIQNLAVSGTGRYVRMYGTQRATQYGYSLWEFQVYGTAGTGNPGGDTGRLLSYGRPGAASSSQADSNCWECTPARAFDRDPASRWATSPTTGWTDPGWISVDLGATAQIDKVVLQWDPAYAKSFQIQVSPNGADWTPIYSTTSGTGFKQTLAVSGTGRYVRMYGTQRATPYGYSLWEFQVYGTGGDPIPAPPLPNDPANPPRLVWSDEFDGAAGGKPDASKWRADPGVGSNNELEYYTDHRNAALDGAGHLVMEARKETTAGSSCPPDPLSGSTTCQYTSARMNTGATFQFTYGRVEARVKVPKGNGLWPAFWMMGADFLTGRPWPYNGEVDIMEILGKDVKTAYSTVHAPAYNGGGGIGAPYTLPGNADFSDDYHTWAADWNSRGITYSLDGRTVFTLDKDQVEQTRGPWIFDHPHYMILNLAVGGDWPGPTDASTPFPAKMLVDYVRIYQ; encoded by the coding sequence GTGCACACGCTGCCGCGTCGCTTCGCCTTACTTCTGGCCCTCGTGGCCTCACTGGTCGCTTTCACCGCTCTCCCCGCCCCTTCCGCCCAGGCGGCGGAGGTACTGCTCTCGCAGGGAAAGCCCGCCACCGCTTCGAGCACCGAGGGTCCCTTCGTGGCGCAGAGCGTCGTCGACGGCGACCCCGGGACGCGCTGGTCCAGCGCCTTCGCGGACCCGCAGTGGATTCAGATCGACCTCGGGGCGAGTGCCGGGATCAGCCGGGTCGCCCTCAACTGGGAGGCCGCCTACGGCAAGGCGTTCAGGATCGAGGTGTCGAGCGACGCGGTGAGCTGGACCGTCGTCCACCAGACGACCACCGCCACGGGCGGCATCCAGAACCTGGCCGTCTCCGGCACCGGCCGTTATGTGCGCATGTACGGGACGCAGCGCGCCACGCAGTACGGCTACTCGCTGTGGGAGTTCCAGGTCTACGGCACCGCCGGCACCGGCAACCCCGGCGGCGACACCGGCCGGCTCCTCTCCTACGGCAGGCCGGGCGCCGCTTCGTCCTCCCAGGCCGACTCGAACTGCTGGGAGTGCACGCCGGCCAGGGCTTTCGACCGGGACCCGGCCTCCCGCTGGGCCACGAGCCCGACCACGGGATGGACCGACCCGGGCTGGATCTCCGTCGATCTCGGCGCGACGGCACAGATCGACAAGGTGGTCCTGCAATGGGACCCCGCCTATGCCAAGTCCTTCCAGATCCAGGTCTCGCCGAACGGAGCCGACTGGACGCCGATCTACTCGACGACGTCCGGCACCGGCTTCAAGCAGACGCTCGCCGTCTCGGGCACCGGCCGTTACGTGCGCATGTACGGGACGCAGCGCGCCACCCCTTACGGCTACTCGCTGTGGGAGTTCCAGGTGTACGGCACCGGCGGCGATCCGATACCGGCTCCGCCCCTGCCGAACGACCCCGCGAACCCGCCGCGGCTGGTGTGGAGCGACGAGTTCGACGGCGCGGCGGGCGGCAAGCCCGACGCGTCGAAGTGGAGGGCCGATCCGGGCGTCGGGTCCAACAACGAGCTGGAGTACTACACCGATCACCGCAACGCCGCCCTGGACGGGGCGGGTCACCTGGTGATGGAAGCACGCAAGGAGACCACCGCCGGGTCCTCGTGCCCGCCCGACCCGCTGAGCGGCAGCACCACCTGTCAGTACACCTCGGCGCGGATGAACACCGGCGCGACCTTCCAGTTCACCTACGGGCGCGTCGAAGCGCGCGTCAAGGTTCCCAAGGGCAACGGTCTGTGGCCCGCGTTCTGGATGATGGGCGCCGACTTCCTGACGGGCCGCCCGTGGCCGTACAACGGCGAGGTCGACATCATGGAGATCCTCGGCAAGGACGTGAAGACGGCGTACTCGACCGTCCACGCGCCCGCGTACAACGGCGGAGGTGGAATCGGCGCGCCGTACACCCTGCCCGGGAACGCCGACTTCTCCGACGACTACCACACCTGGGCCGCCGACTGGAACAGCCGAGGCATCACCTACAGCCTCGACGGCCGGACCGTCTTCACCCTCGACAAGGACCAGGTGGAGCAGACACGCGGGCCGTGGATCTTCGACCACCCGCACTACATGATCCTCAACCTGGCGGTCGGAGGCGACTGGCCGGGCCCGACGGACGCCAGTACCCCGTTCCCCGCCAAGATGCTCGTCGACTACGTGCGGATCTATCAGTAG
- a CDS encoding DUF305 domain-containing protein produces MQLRRYVLTLWSACVVAMALPAVGCTAQPTAGASAPAFNATDSAWILLMIPMAERARLLTDLAPSRTADRALAALAADTGATLRADLSRLRAVLRLSGVPDTHPHEGHDMPGMVSLDTLRKASDANGQAFDRILTDALRAHFAQSGMLCSSERARGGADRAKDLAAAIAKSTAVGASRLDELRGAQPRL; encoded by the coding sequence GTGCAACTCCGCCGGTACGTTCTGACCCTGTGGTCGGCATGCGTCGTCGCCATGGCGCTGCCGGCTGTCGGCTGCACCGCGCAGCCGACGGCTGGAGCGTCGGCACCGGCGTTCAACGCCACCGACAGCGCGTGGATCCTCCTGATGATCCCCATGGCCGAGCGTGCGCGGCTCCTGACCGATCTGGCGCCCTCCCGCACGGCGGACAGGGCCCTGGCCGCTTTGGCCGCGGACACCGGAGCGACACTGCGCGCCGACCTGAGCCGCTTGCGCGCGGTGCTGCGGCTCTCGGGCGTCCCCGACACCCATCCCCACGAGGGGCACGACATGCCGGGCATGGTCAGCCTCGACACCCTTCGGAAGGCTTCCGACGCGAACGGCCAGGCGTTCGACCGGATTCTCACCGACGCGCTGCGCGCCCACTTCGCGCAGTCCGGGATGCTCTGTAGCAGCGAGCGGGCCCGAGGGGGCGCGGACCGGGCGAAGGACCTGGCCGCGGCCATCGCGAAGAGTACGGCCGTCGGGGCTTCCCGGCTGGACGAGCTGCGCGGGGCACAGCCACGGCTGTGA
- a CDS encoding PadR family transcriptional regulator has protein sequence MHNLNSTAATLLGLLHSGEASGYELLAVAERTVGAFWTLTRSQVYRELTALANRGLITGGDAGPRARVRYHLSDEGREAFAHWILQPPGTEQIRYPLLLSIIFGGHLDTQTLMRFVAEHRTVHQERYDDYRDRLATAEGGPHLGATLAFGLRYEEAVLAWMDDLPAILDPSERTAEEAPAPAPALPAGA, from the coding sequence ATGCACAACCTCAACTCCACCGCCGCCACCCTCCTCGGCCTGCTGCACAGCGGCGAGGCCAGCGGTTACGAGCTGCTGGCCGTCGCCGAGAGGACGGTCGGCGCCTTCTGGACGCTCACTCGCAGCCAGGTGTACCGCGAGCTGACCGCGCTGGCGAACCGCGGGCTCATCACCGGCGGCGACGCGGGCCCCCGCGCCCGCGTCCGCTACCACCTCTCGGACGAGGGCCGTGAGGCCTTCGCCCACTGGATACTCCAGCCGCCGGGCACGGAACAGATCCGCTACCCGCTGCTGCTCTCCATCATCTTCGGCGGCCACCTCGACACGCAGACCCTGATGCGCTTCGTGGCGGAACACCGCACCGTCCACCAGGAGCGCTACGACGACTACCGCGACCGCCTCGCGACCGCCGAGGGCGGCCCCCACCTGGGCGCCACCCTCGCCTTCGGCCTGCGGTACGAGGAAGCGGTGCTCGCGTGGATGGACGACCTGCCGGCGATCCTCGACCCCTCGGAGCGCACGGCGGAAGAGGCTCCCGCCCCGGCACCGGCGCTGCCCGCCGGCGCCTGA
- a CDS encoding thioesterase domain-containing protein, with the protein MRRPRKPEQPLVHRLKAAAEDRHTVYLVHPGALDASVHRSLADALPDGIGLTVLDLGGVAEYWQAALTGGHADTTLDALAARLMTAVGIGSGDGPYLLAGWSFGGVVAHAMTALAAPRRRPSRLVLLDSIAPVDAYKHDDDALEPSLLLNWFAMYLGAKRGRLVPVEEEQLAGLGTEDGLKVVLEAAIAAEVLLPSTPLPGLRKLYDTYVDGLLRNNRLTLPHRPTPSPVPVVLVRADRGLVPGDRGMGWESLAPHGLDVRECPGDHYTMLLRSDAATTVASLLTEP; encoded by the coding sequence ATGCGGCGGCCGCGCAAGCCTGAACAACCCCTGGTCCACCGCCTGAAGGCGGCGGCCGAGGATCGGCACACGGTGTACCTGGTGCACCCGGGGGCGCTGGACGCCTCCGTGCACCGCTCCCTCGCCGACGCCCTCCCCGACGGGATCGGGCTGACCGTCCTGGACCTGGGGGGCGTCGCCGAGTACTGGCAGGCGGCCCTGACCGGGGGACACGCCGACACCACCCTCGACGCGCTCGCCGCCCGCCTGATGACGGCGGTGGGCATCGGATCCGGTGACGGCCCGTACCTGCTGGCCGGATGGTCCTTCGGCGGGGTCGTCGCGCACGCCATGACCGCCCTGGCGGCCCCGCGGCGCCGGCCCTCCCGGCTGGTCCTGCTGGACAGCATCGCCCCCGTCGACGCGTACAAGCACGACGACGACGCGCTGGAGCCGTCGCTGCTGCTCAACTGGTTCGCCATGTACCTCGGGGCGAAGCGCGGCCGGCTCGTGCCGGTCGAGGAGGAGCAGTTGGCGGGCCTGGGGACGGAGGACGGGCTGAAGGTGGTGCTGGAGGCGGCGATCGCCGCCGAGGTGCTGCTGCCCTCCACCCCCCTGCCGGGCCTGCGCAAGCTCTACGACACCTACGTCGACGGCCTGCTCCGCAACAACCGCCTGACGCTGCCTCACCGGCCGACGCCGTCGCCGGTACCGGTGGTGCTCGTACGGGCCGACCGGGGACTCGTCCCCGGCGACCGCGGTATGGGCTGGGAGTCTCTCGCGCCGCACGGTCTCGACGTCCGGGAGTGCCCCGGTGACCACTACACGATGCTGCTGCGCTCCGACGCCGCGACCACCGTGGCCTCCCTGCTGACCGAACCCTGA
- a CDS encoding acyl carrier protein: MPAVSTLEAQQWLIEKIAHRLGTEPAGVSPEMYFDEMDLDSTEALILAGEIESWLGFELSTTTLWYHPTVKDLAAHLAEESDQHAAAAQA; this comes from the coding sequence ATGCCCGCAGTGAGCACGCTCGAGGCGCAGCAGTGGCTGATCGAGAAGATCGCGCATCGCCTCGGCACCGAGCCCGCCGGGGTCTCACCCGAGATGTACTTCGACGAGATGGACCTGGACTCCACCGAGGCGCTGATCCTCGCAGGTGAGATAGAGAGCTGGCTGGGCTTCGAGCTGAGCACCACCACCCTCTGGTACCACCCGACCGTCAAGGACCTGGCCGCTCACCTCGCCGAGGAGAGTGACCAGCATGCGGCGGCCGCGCAAGCCTGA
- a CDS encoding DUF1996 domain-containing protein translates to MRRTPVPLYTLLASALVVVLAAALSLTVSAPQAQAATVTVQAESYAAQSGVTLEATADTGGGQNAAFLADGDWMRFDNVDLGGAGRLTVSVRAASAVGSGTVELRTAGPTGPLLAVIPVSPTGGWQNWSTLTTEVTTHPTGAQTVFAVLRGTTPGDFVNINWFSFAGEGDGAAAGWVPVDQAKWNAQLAQFRAMTPAAVPATTVRVPEFNATCTYSHSKPDDPIVLPGLPGASHMHSFFGNKSTDAFSTPESLLASTPTSCTPAAADLSAYWIPTLYEGDTAVEPEGMIVYYGSRLTDPAATVPFPQGFRMIAGSAKTQTPTPAGSPGQFWCAGQGGETGRSSDGNWPVCAPTAHLTHQLVFPDCWDGKNLDSPDHKSHVAFTYDGKCSGAYPVAIPNLSFVTSYPTSGGAGGFRLASGMASSIHGDFFNAWDNAALGHRVKDCINQKAKCNSAGTF, encoded by the coding sequence ATGCGCAGAACTCCCGTTCCTCTGTACACACTGTTGGCGAGCGCTCTGGTGGTCGTGCTGGCCGCCGCGTTGAGCCTGACCGTCTCGGCCCCTCAGGCACAGGCCGCGACGGTCACGGTCCAGGCCGAGTCCTACGCGGCCCAGTCGGGCGTCACCCTGGAGGCGACCGCGGACACCGGCGGCGGGCAGAACGCCGCGTTCCTCGCCGACGGCGACTGGATGCGTTTCGACAACGTCGACCTCGGCGGAGCCGGCCGGCTGACGGTTTCGGTCCGGGCCGCTTCCGCCGTCGGCTCGGGCACGGTGGAGCTGCGTACCGCCGGACCGACCGGGCCGCTGCTCGCCGTCATACCGGTCTCCCCGACCGGCGGTTGGCAGAACTGGTCGACCCTGACCACCGAGGTCACCACGCATCCCACCGGCGCGCAGACGGTGTTCGCCGTGCTGCGTGGCACGACACCCGGCGACTTCGTCAACATCAACTGGTTCTCCTTCGCCGGTGAGGGGGACGGCGCGGCGGCCGGATGGGTCCCCGTCGACCAGGCCAAGTGGAACGCGCAACTGGCGCAGTTCCGCGCGATGACACCGGCCGCGGTGCCCGCGACCACGGTCCGGGTTCCGGAGTTCAACGCCACCTGCACCTACAGTCACTCCAAGCCGGACGATCCCATCGTTCTGCCGGGACTGCCCGGTGCGTCCCACATGCACAGCTTCTTCGGCAACAAGAGCACCGACGCGTTCTCCACTCCGGAGTCGTTGCTGGCCAGCACGCCGACCAGTTGCACCCCGGCCGCCGCCGACCTCTCGGCGTACTGGATTCCCACCCTCTACGAGGGCGACACGGCCGTCGAACCGGAGGGCATGATCGTCTACTACGGTTCCCGGCTCACCGACCCGGCGGCGACCGTTCCCTTCCCGCAGGGATTCCGCATGATCGCGGGCAGCGCCAAGACGCAGACACCCACCCCGGCGGGATCACCCGGCCAGTTCTGGTGCGCCGGCCAGGGCGGCGAGACCGGACGCAGCTCCGACGGCAACTGGCCGGTATGCGCCCCCACGGCCCACCTCACCCACCAACTGGTCTTCCCCGACTGCTGGGACGGCAAGAACCTCGACAGCCCCGACCACAAATCGCACGTGGCGTTCACGTACGACGGAAAATGCAGCGGCGCCTACCCCGTCGCCATCCCCAACCTCTCCTTCGTCACCAGTTACCCGACCAGCGGCGGCGCCGGCGGCTTCCGGCTGGCTTCGGGCATGGCATCGTCCATCCACGGAGACTTCTTCAACGCCTGGGACAACGCCGCTCTCGGCCACCGCGTGAAGGACTGCATCAACCAGAAGGCCAAGTGCAACTCCGCCGGTACGTTCTGA